Below is a genomic region from Jiangella gansuensis DSM 44835.
CGCCAGGACGGTGGAGGGAAGTATGACCTGTGTCTTCTCGACAGGTGGGACGACGGCCGAGCGGTACGGTCCGGCATGGCGCCCGCGGAGGCGGCGCGAGACGAGGTCGGGCGGCAGCGAGGAACGCCAGTGATGCTCCTCCCAGCCGAGCGCAGGCCACGGCGTATCCGATGCCATGAGACGAGCTTAGCATCGGATACCTGACTATCCGATGCTAGACACCAGCCCGGCGACCCTCACGACGCCTGGGAGACCGAGGACATGTTGAAGTCGGGCACGCGCAGCGCCGGCATGGCCGTGCGCGGGAAGTAGTCGCCCCATTCGCGGCTGAACGTGGGCACCGTCGCGCCGGCGTGGGAGAACCGGTCCAGCAGCGCGACCGGGCTCTCGTTGAACCGGAAGTTGTTCACCGCGCCGGTGACCTCGCCGTTCTCGACCAGGTAGACGCCGTCCCGGGTCAAGCCGGTGAGCAGCAGTGTCTGCGGGTCGACCGCGCGGATGTACCAGAGGCAGGTGAGCATGAGCCCGCGCTCGACGCTGGCCGCGAGGTCCTCGACGCTTCCGATGGCGCCGTCGACGGTGAGGCCGAGGTTGTCGACGGCGGGGGTGGCCTCGAGACCGGTCAGCCCCGCCGAATGGCGAGTCTGCAGCAGCGCCTTCAGCGTCCCGTCCTCGATCCACGACGTCCGCCCGACCGGCAGGCCGTTGTCGAAGACACTGGATTCCGACGACGACGCGTGGGCGATGACGGCCGGCGCGCACTCCAGGCCGGGCGCCGCCGGGTCGGACCACAGGGTCACCGGCTGCCGCGACAGCCGCTCGCCGACTCGGGTGCGGCCCCCGGGCGCGGAGTACACCGACTGGCCGTCGGCGGCGTCGCGGCCGCTCATGGTCCAGTAGGCGTAGATCATCAGGTCGGCGACGGCGGCGGGCGGCAGCACGGTGTCGTGCCGGCCGGCCGGAAGCTCGACGGAGCGCTGCGCCCAGCCCAGCCGCTTGGTCAGCTCCGCGTCGAGGGTGACGACGTCGATGGAGGCGAGGTCGCGCGACGACTGTCCGACCCATGCCGAGCGGGACAGATCGGCGGACTTGCCGGTGATGCCGATGTGCCCGGTGGGTTGCTCGTGCCGGAGCCGCAGCCCCGTGGACACGCCCAGATACGTGGTGCGGACGCCGTGCTCGAGGTAGCCGTAGAGCAGCCGCTGCTCGTCGTCGGCGCGGCTGAACGCGTCGCCGAGTGCCGGCGCGATGTGCCCGAACGCCGCCGCGGATGTCTCGCCGGCCGGGTCGCCCCAGTCGGCCGCCGCGTCGCCGTCGACCAGCGGCTGGGCATCCTCCGCCGGGCCGTTGTCGCGCGCGGCCTGTTCGGCGGCACGGACGAGCGGCTCCAGTGCTTCCGGTGTGACGGCGCTGCGGGCGATCACCCCGGACGCGACGCCCTGGGTGCCGTCGACGGTGGCGACGACGGTGACCTCGCGCGAGCGCATGACGCCGTTTGTGGTCAGCGCGTTGGTGGCCCAGCGCAGGTTCGCGGTGGAGCTCTCGTCGACGAGCACGACGGTGCCGCTGGCCTTGGACAGCTCCAGGCAGCGTTCGACGATCTCCTGGGGCGTCATGGTGCCACTCACTGGCCACCCTCCTCGGCGGTGTTGAGCACGCGGACGTCCCTGAAGAGGGCTGACGGCGCGCCATGAGAGACCGGCGCGATCTGGCCGGGCTGCGCCTTGCCGCAGTTGAAGGCGCCGCCCAGCACGTAGGTTTGCGGGCCGCCGACCGCGGCCATGGAGCCCCAGAAGTCCGTGGTGGTGGCCTGGTAGGCGACGTCACGCAGCTGGCCGTCGAGTTCGCCGCCGCGGATGCGGTAGAACCGCTGGCCGGTGAACTGGAAGTTGTAGCGCTGCATGTCGATGGACCAGGACTTGTCGCCCACGATGTAGATGCCGTCGTCGACCTGGGAGATGAGCTCCTCGGTGGACGGGCCGCCGTCGGCCGGCTGCAACGACACGTTCGCCATCCGTTGCACCGGCACGTGGCCGGGGGAGTCGGCGAACGCGCAGCCGTTGGAGCGGCTGGTCCCCAGCGCGCTCGCGTTGGCAGCGGCCATCGCCCGGTCGAGCTGGTAGCCGACCAGGGTGCCGCCGTTGACGATGTCCCACCGCTGCGTCTGCACGCCTTCGTCGTCGTACCCGATGGTGGACAGGCCGTGCGGGACGGTGCGATCGCCGGTGACGTGCATGACGGGGGAGCCGTAGCGCAGCGTCCACAGCTGGTCGAGGGTGGCGAAGGAGGTGCCGGCGTAGTTGGCCTCGTAGCCCAGCGCCCGGTCGAGCTCGGTGGCGTGTCCGATGGACTCGTGGATGGTGAGCCACAGGTTCGTCGGGTCGATGACGAGGTCGTACCGGCCCGCGGTGACGCTCGGCGCGGCGAACTTCTCCGCCAGCAGCGGGCCGAGTTCGTCCAGGGCCGCGCCCCAGTCGACGACGCCGTCGGCGCCGGTGGCGTACTCCCAGCCGCGCCCGGCCGGTGCCGCGATGGTGCGCATGGTCTCGAACCGGCCGCTCGCCGGGTCGACCTTGACCGCCTCGAACACCGGGTGCAGGCGGACCCGCTGCTGTGTGATCACGGTGCCGTGCGTGTCGGCGTAGAACTTGTTCTCCTGCACCTGCTGCAGCTGCGCGGTGACGTGGTCGACGTCGGGCTGAGCGAGCACCCGGACGGAGTTGCCGACCATCCGGTCGATCTTCTCGGTGTCCGGGACGTCGAACGGGTTGACCTCGTACGCCGACACCCAGGTGACGTCCGGGTGCACGGGCTCGTCGGCCAGCTCGACCTTCGCCGGGCTGAGCCGCCGGGAGACCTTCGCCAGGTCGACGGCCTGCTCAGCGACCTTGACGGCGTCGTCAGTGGTGAGGTCGACGGCGGCGGCGAAGCCCCAGGTGCCCTCGTGCAGCACCCGGACGGCGAAGCCGACGTCCTCGCCGTCGCGGCTGCCCTCGAGCTTGCCGTCGCGGAAGGAGAGGTCTTGGGAGCGGATGCGCTCCAGCCGGAAATCCGCGTGCTCGACGCCCAGGTCACGGGCTCGTTGCAGCGCGGCGTCGGCCAAGGATCGCATCGGCAGGGCCAGAAAGGCGGGA
It encodes:
- a CDS encoding metallopeptidase TldD-related protein; its protein translation is MTPQEIVERCLELSKASGTVVLVDESSTANLRWATNALTTNGVMRSREVTVVATVDGTQGVASGVIARSAVTPEALEPLVRAAEQAARDNGPAEDAQPLVDGDAAADWGDPAGETSAAAFGHIAPALGDAFSRADDEQRLLYGYLEHGVRTTYLGVSTGLRLRHEQPTGHIGITGKSADLSRSAWVGQSSRDLASIDVVTLDAELTKRLGWAQRSVELPAGRHDTVLPPAAVADLMIYAYWTMSGRDAADGQSVYSAPGGRTRVGERLSRQPVTLWSDPAAPGLECAPAVIAHASSSESSVFDNGLPVGRTSWIEDGTLKALLQTRHSAGLTGLEATPAVDNLGLTVDGAIGSVEDLAASVERGLMLTCLWYIRAVDPQTLLLTGLTRDGVYLVENGEVTGAVNNFRFNESPVALLDRFSHAGATVPTFSREWGDYFPRTAMPALRVPDFNMSSVSQAS
- a CDS encoding TldD/PmbA family protein, with the protein product MPHEIDPAFLALPMRSLADAALQRARDLGVEHADFRLERIRSQDLSFRDGKLEGSRDGEDVGFAVRVLHEGTWGFAAAVDLTTDDAVKVAEQAVDLAKVSRRLSPAKVELADEPVHPDVTWVSAYEVNPFDVPDTEKIDRMVGNSVRVLAQPDVDHVTAQLQQVQENKFYADTHGTVITQQRVRLHPVFEAVKVDPASGRFETMRTIAAPAGRGWEYATGADGVVDWGAALDELGPLLAEKFAAPSVTAGRYDLVIDPTNLWLTIHESIGHATELDRALGYEANYAGTSFATLDQLWTLRYGSPVMHVTGDRTVPHGLSTIGYDDEGVQTQRWDIVNGGTLVGYQLDRAMAAANASALGTSRSNGCAFADSPGHVPVQRMANVSLQPADGGPSTEELISQVDDGIYIVGDKSWSIDMQRYNFQFTGQRFYRIRGGELDGQLRDVAYQATTTDFWGSMAAVGGPQTYVLGGAFNCGKAQPGQIAPVSHGAPSALFRDVRVLNTAEEGGQ